Sequence from the Cucumis sativus cultivar 9930 chromosome 1, Cucumber_9930_V3, whole genome shotgun sequence genome:
aaaaatgtagaaaGGAAGGTGAtgtatgaataaaatataacatttttgaaagacatatatattaaagaagaaaggtGAAGATAGAAACAGAAAGAAGGGCAACACAAAGACTTAGCAATACAACAGAAACACAGAAAAGGGCAACACAAAGAGGTAAGAGGACACCTCCaaactcaaaagaaaagaaaaacaaccaaGTTTAGAAcacaaaattgagaaatgaaagagaaaaaagaataagagatAAATAGAGTTCAATGTCCTTGAAGCCAAAAGTAGCACGAGCAAAGATAGTGACAACACTAGCACACAAACATACACTATAACATTTTGACCATGTAGAATTAAAATCTAAGATgtatttttctcaattctcttctacaaaaacaaaattttaattgttcaaaagagggaaaagagaaagagaaagagacaTATACCcatacacaaatttcaaaatttaactaattatgaAGCTCCAAGGAAGTTGCTTCCTTCACCAAAGCTTGTCTCCTAGTGGAACCATTTTCAAGCTCCGTCGATAATGGCTGCtcaagaaaaaacaacttcCACTATCACCACCAACCCAAATCCCAATTCCCCTTTTCTTCCCTAATGAAACTCCAAACCCtaaatcattttcaatgtCACTTTCTCCTCACTTGTTTCTCCTTCTTTTTACCTTAGCATCCCTCACCGCTGCCGCAATCGCCGCCGTTCAATGCCCTCTCAACTTCACCCTTCTCCGCCAGTTCTCCCAGGGTTCCGCCATTTCCCGCTCCGACGAATGCCAATACATCCGCCTTGGTCTCCGCCTCGTCCTTTCCCAGTACCTTAAACTCACCGGCTCCTTCTTGCCCCCGGTGAACTCTTCCGATTCATGCTGGAATTCTTACCAATCGATTGTGAATGTTTCTTGGCCGAATTTCGACATTCGGAGCTCTTGTGGGTTTCAAACCGGGTGGATTTCTCAAGGCTGTATGAACATAACTACCAAATCAAGGTTTGAGAGAATTGTTCCCAAATCAGCCCTTGATGGTGTTGTTGCGAACTGTAATCAATCGCTTGAAAGTGGTTCCCCCTGTGCCTTGTGCACGACGAGTCTCGCGATCATTCAGGCCACGTTCTTGACCGGTCCGTCCATTGGGAATGTCACTGATTGCCCCGCATATCCATCGATCTACACGGCGGCGTTCGTGAATCATTTCGGACCTACCGATTGGGGAACTGCCAAATGTTTATTCTCACTGAATCTTCCTTCTTCGGGGAATTCGAGAAGTAAGAAGCGGAATACGGTGGTGTTAGTTGTTCTAATTTGTTGTGGCGttgcggcggcggcggcggcggttGCAGGTGGGTTGTTTTTCTGGCGGAAACAGGGGAAAGTCAAGAAGAACGATAGAATTGGTAGAGTTGAAACAGGGTTTGGTTCTGGATTGGAATCGATTAGTGCAAGCACTACTTTGGTGAAGTTCACATTCGATGAAATCAAGAGGGCAACCAGGAATTTTAGTAGAGATAACATAATTGGAAGAGGGGGTTATGGGAATGTGTATAAAGGGGTTCTATTAGATGATTCTGAAGTTGCATTGAAGAGGTTTAAGAACTGTTCTGCAGCAGGGGATGCCATTTTTGCTCATGAAGTTGAGGTAATTTCAAGTGTTAGGCATGTTAATCTTGTAGCTGTAAGGGGATATTGTATTGCAACCACTCCAATGGAAGGTCACCAGAGGATAATTGTGTGTGATTTGATGAAGAATGGGAGTCTTTATGACCATTTGTTTGGGTTTTCAGATCAGAGATTGAGTTGGCCAATTAGGCAAAAGATTGCTCTTGGCACAGCTAGAGGATTGGCTTATCTGCATTACGGAGCTCAGCCTTCCATTATCCATAGAGATATCAAAGCCAACAACATTcttttggatgaaaattttgaacctAAGGTAGCTGACTTTGGTTTAGCTAAGTTTACTCCAGAAGGAATGACTCATTTAAGCACAAGAGTTGCTGGAACTATGGGGTATGTGGCGCCCGAGTATGCCTTATATGGCCAGTTGACTGAGAGGAGTGATGTGTATAGCTTTGGAGTTGTTCTACTCGAGCTATTGAGCGGGAGGAAGGCACTTGGGGTGAGGAGCCATGACAGCCAACCATTTCTAGTGACTGATTGGGCTTGGTCTTTGGTTAGGGAACAAAAAGCAATGGATGTTATTGAAGAAGGCATGCCAGAGCTGGGTTCTCCAGAGGTTGTTGAAAAGTATGTCTTGATTGCTGTTCTTTGTTCACATCCCCAACTCTATGCCAGACCATCAATGGATCAAGTAGTGAAAATGCTTGAAACTGAGCTATCTGTTCCTTCAATCCCAGAGAGACCCATCCCTTTAGTTGCTgatattgatgaaattgagaaatCTATGAGTAGTAGTGGTTCGGCTCAGCATTCTGGTTCAGTTGGCTTTCATAGTTTCGCATTACAGAATGACCATAAATAGGGGGTGGGGAGTTAGGACATAGAAACTGGTCGTACATTAATACGAGAACAAGGAGGAATCTGCTCGAGTACTAGTTGGAGAGACAACTTACCAATACCATGGGACAATGGTGTGGGGGGGAGATCATTGGAATTGGTCATATGTTTCTACGGGGGCCAGGAATCCACCCAAGAAGGGGCttctatttaattatgtaGAGACAACCACTTGCCAATACCGAGGGACGATCAGTTCTCGATCTTAGAGGATTATCAATCATACTGGGACTAAAACACGACCTACACtcataagaaaagaaagtcaTGGGGAGTTTTCTGCAATGAGCCATTCgttttgtttgttggattAGTTGGATGGTTCCACATTTGGAGTCCATGCTTCTATTCCATTGTAAAGATGGATAACTTTGTAAgtatttagtttttctaatCCCCTTTGAAGTTCAGTGTTGGAGGGAGAGTATTGAACACATGAAAcgtacatttttgttttaccaCTCAAATGTTTAgactttggtttttttttgcCTAATTGCATtcatatgtttatattttggCTTTGCTTTTGCGTCATCAATATTAACACTGTTGGTGGCCTCTGATTTAAGttgggatttttttgttttctttattatacTTCGAATTGTGGATGCATCTTTAAGTGTTCTATTCTATAGGAGTAAGTTAGTTGgctcttattttttttacttcaattgACTACTCGAAAAATCCAATCGAAACGAACAAAACATGTCCAATTTGGACGAACCATTTGGCtagtttatttatgaaatatttgcACCCTTTGCTTCAAAAAATTGGTTGATGTCTTGCTGGTTTAATATTTCGATTGAAGAAGCTAACATGTTTGTGGTTATTTGTTGCTGAGTATGTGATAATCTGTACTTTTTACTTATGTGATAATCTGTACTTTTTACTCATTTCATGTTTGTGGGTAACGTTAAAGCTGGAGGTTGAAAATTTAGtaagttaaatatttgatcaaaGTTTGGCTTTTGATATTTCTAACTTTATGAACAAACCAATAATTTAGTTGAAAATTGTATTTACTTAAATGTTAAAGGTTCCTTAGCTTTATTTACTGTGAAGTGCAATCTGATGCACCATCAACttataaaacagaaaaagtgTCATTTGTTTTGTCTAGACATCTTTTTTTTGGCATTGGATTGGGATGGTCAGATGACTCAAATCTCTTCTGTCGTTTTGCTGTTAGTATGATACATAACTTCTCATTGTTATGATAAAAAGtgactaatgctcaaagatACAAATGTTCTTGAGAAGGGAGAATAAgataaaccaaaaataaacGAACTATACTGTTAAACGGTTGACTTGCTCTCTTTAATACAGTTGTTAATCTTGTTCATAGTATGTCTTTACgtatattttgtttcctttgttattttcttgaCACTTGCCCCTTTAGGGTGTTTCAGATACTGTTGTAAGCCTCTGTTCATTGATGAGGTATTAAGAAACTATTTCAGCCTCTTTCTCTAGCTTCCATGGAATTAGTGCAACTCTTATTAATGCAAAAGCAACAAAGATGAATGAATAAAGTGCTGCTGCTATCAGGCgatttgttttgtaattgagttttttctaatatatttattattttatttatttcactttTGAGGTATGTGACAGTTAATTAATATGAGTGGAATTGCTTAAAGAGTAATTGATTGACACTCCCCTCTGATAAAgtaagatttgaaaaagataaagcacaaactttttaaatattgatatacTACCCTTTCAATAGCATTACAACCATTTTATAGACTAAACGGTCCTGCATGAGGTGGAAGCCGATAGTCCTACACTCAAATgctaattaaagaaaataacatgCATGAGGTGAAAGTtcaatagttatttttttaaaagtgtgGAAAGTCTTCCGAATGGTTTAGTTAATTCTTCTAGAATTTTTCATGTGTCATCTTTAATTCATTATCATTTTGATTCATTGAACTAACattgtatataattttttgttcaaaattatttgtcGTTTAATGTGAATTTGCTAACTTTTGAAGGTGTAGTgtaaaaatttgttgaatcTTCCTTACCTTGTTTTTGTAATTAGTCCTTGTGACACATGTAAAAGTTCTATCTTAATTTAAAGGTAAGTGGTGAAAGTGAAAGAGAACCAATAAAAATTCCTTCGAAGAAGGAGTTGAAGAGGTGAATGGACAGAAACAAATGTATAAGTACACtttataactttaaaaatacaaGTTAACTATGAAGGTGCATATATCATTTATCCTAGAATCATGCTATGAGTATATAGTATAGAGCAGTATCgactatttattatattttgtgtaaCAAAGAATCAAGCAATCAAATACCAAACATCGATTGAAGTAAAAgaccattatttattttcgttAAACGATGGaccatttttgaaaattttcataaagtaacctaaaataataataaataaaaaaatctatcacTAATTCACCTATCAAAACCTTATCACAATTTACCTTCTTACCATGCGAATTTACGTTCTTATTTTTCTCAGTCCAAGTGAAGgttacatttcttttcttaatttgaaccattataaaattattacaacAAAAGCACTATAAAATCATTTAACTTACACAAATATCTCTACGAATGAAATTCACGTAAAAGAGAATtgtttactaaaaaaaatggaatgtaTTGGTTTAGTAAGCgtgattttatttataaatatacaaacaaaaaaggaaaaataacattattagaaaaaaggttcaagtattttcaaatagattattaatagaaaagtttttatgaaaatttgcATTTGGCGTTTGGAATTGGGTAatttccctttcatttttgttgcttCAGCCGCCGTCTCAATCTCCCTCCCACTCACTCTCGATCTTTCTCTCCCCTCTGAGTGTATCTCCGGCCGTCGCACCTTCACGCACCCAACCGCCGGTAAGCTGATCAAACTTTCCCACTCTTTCCCTCTCTCCGTTTtcaacctctctctctctctccctcgaTCACCGTCATCCCTCCAACCGCCGATGGTCATACGCCGCCACGCCGTTACCTTTGGCCAGCAAGTGATCCACGCGAATCACCCTTCTCCGAAAGTTGCTGAAATCTCGTGTATGAGATACAGTTGAGCTAGTGATCTACTTTCAAAaacctattttttaattgaaaaatgagtatgtaataaaaaaatgaataaagaaaaagtttcttAACGATCTGTTGGGAAAAACACCTCCCAGTTATTCCATTTCAAGctcctctctttcttccttttcccaCTCTCTCCAGTTTCCATTGACCCTTCCctcttatatttatgtttctgCCCTAATTATACACAACCCATTTCCATCCTTCCTCTTGATTTTCAATTACAAGGTAAATCTTGCAATGgggattttatttttattcaatcatTCAATTCTTTCTGCTATGAAGTTTCTGTTTCTCAACCATTCCTTCAAATTGACTGAAAGCAATGTACAAGAGGGATATTCAAATTGACTGAAAGCAATGTACAAGAGGAATATTCAATCTGGGTTGCCcatttgggaaaaaaaattatcaagaCTCAGTTATTATctcattttattgttttctattcttcaaattatgcatgcattcaattatttatgtaTGCATTGTTTATTTGTCACTTGGGATAGAGGATACtcaatgtttttgtttctttattgcAGTCATGGCTTTGCGTTCAGTGACTAGAAGGATTGGAAGTAAATTTTTTCCGATGTTTTCTTCGGCCAATCTATTACATTCACATGCTACAAGTTTTGGTTAGTTcctctctccctttctctgGGATAAAAGAATGGTAGGGCGATTTGAGTCCCACCCATGcttgttttttcaattgtcATTCTTAACAAATTAAGACACCTGGCATTACTGAAGACAAAATAAGGCATGCCCACCAGCTTCCGTGAAAAGAATTTATCTTCTTAGATTAGTTATCCGGGCAAATAGCCTTCTTAAAGATAAAATCGTTAGTGAGTTGGTCAATTGGAAGAACGTCTTCTTTCTAGAGGTGGTAGATCAGCTCTcttgtaaactttgttttcttgacCATATCATTACA
This genomic interval carries:
- the LOC101222675 gene encoding probable LRR receptor-like serine/threonine-protein kinase RKF3, which gives rise to MSLSPHLFLLLFTLASLTAAAIAAVQCPLNFTLLRQFSQGSAISRSDECQYIRLGLRLVLSQYLKLTGSFLPPVNSSDSCWNSYQSIVNVSWPNFDIRSSCGFQTGWISQGCMNITTKSRFERIVPKSALDGVVANCNQSLESGSPCALCTTSLAIIQATFLTGPSIGNVTDCPAYPSIYTAAFVNHFGPTDWGTAKCLFSLNLPSSGNSRSKKRNTVVLVVLICCGVAAAAAAVAGGLFFWRKQGKVKKNDRIGRVETGFGSGLESISASTTLVKFTFDEIKRATRNFSRDNIIGRGGYGNVYKGVLLDDSEVALKRFKNCSAAGDAIFAHEVEVISSVRHVNLVAVRGYCIATTPMEGHQRIIVCDLMKNGSLYDHLFGFSDQRLSWPIRQKIALGTARGLAYLHYGAQPSIIHRDIKANNILLDENFEPKVADFGLAKFTPEGMTHLSTRVAGTMGYVAPEYALYGQLTERSDVYSFGVVLLELLSGRKALGVRSHDSQPFLVTDWAWSLVREQKAMDVIEEGMPELGSPEVVEKYVLIAVLCSHPQLYARPSMDQVVKMLETELSVPSIPERPIPLVADIDEIEKSMSSSGSAQHSGSVGFHSFALQNDHK